DNA from Micrococcales bacterium:
GGAACTGATCCTGCGCCTGTCGCCACCGGCGGCCGCTCTCCCCCGCGACGTAGGCGTACGACCTGATCATTGCCGCGACGTCACGCAACGGGTGGTCGAAGACCCGACGTGACTCGGCCGGCCCGCCGGGCTCACCTTCGAAGTCGAGCACCAGCCACCCATCGTCGGTGTGCAGAACCTGGCCCAGGTGCAGATCGCCGTGGACCCTCTGGACCCGCACATCGGCCAGGCCCGCGACGCGATCGATGACCTCGTGCAACGGGCCCGCCATCTGCTGCATCTGCGGCACGGTCTGCACCGCCAAAGCCAGGCGCGCGGCCATCCGTGCCGCCAGTTCGGACGCCGCGACTGTGCGCACTCCGAATGCCTGCACCAGGTCCTGGTGGACCCGCGCGACGGCCGCACCCAGCGCGTACGACTCCGGTCCGAATCCCTCCGCCTGATGTACCAGATGCCAACCGTCCACAGACCCCGGGTAGTACCGCTGCACGAGGGCGAGGTCGCCGGTGACGGCCTCGCCTGTCCGTAAATCCCGCCACGTGCCGGCCACCCACCCGAGCACCTCGCCGATGTTCGGGCATCCCACGTGTGACAGGGCGGCCTGGACCTCGATGTCCGGGTTGGGTCCGGGGGTCAGCAGCCGGAAGAACTTCACGAAGACCTCGTCGCCGAAGATCCCCGAGGTGTTGCTCTGCTCCACCGACAGAAGGTGGTACGTGCCGAGATGATCGGGCGCCCGCAGCCATCGGGTCACCAGCGGCTGCTCGCCCACGACGGCGGCGCTGATCGGGGTTTGCTCACCTGCCGCCAACAGCGCCTGCACCACCTCGGCATGGGCCAGCCCGTCGTGGACGAAACCGTGGCCGACCCGGCCGATGAGGCTGTCGGCATGTCGACGATCCGCGAACAGGACCGGCACCTGGTACACCTGCGGCAGGCCGTTCGCTGTCACGGCCAGGATCACCTGTTCCCCGCTGCTCAGCGGCACCCGTGAAAGGACCTGCGGGTCGGTGAGACGGGCGTCCTTCGCGGCGAACCAACGACGGCTGCGCAACCAGGGCACCAGCACATCGAGCAGTTGTTCGTCGGACAGGGTCACGTCCGGCAGTGTGCCGCACTCACGCGTGCATTCGCATCATGATCCGGCGAGGCATCCGGCGGGTCTACGGTGGAGGGGTGAGCACGCACACTGTCACGAACCAGCCCCCGATGCTGGTCCACAACGCCTTCGCCGACGACGACGCCCTGCGCGAGGCGGTTGCTGCTTTCGGGGGCGATCCCGGTGATCCCGACCTGCTGGAACTCGGCGCCCTGGCCGGTTCGGAACAGGCCCGCGAATGGGGCCGTCTGGCCAACGAGTACGCGCCGGTGCTGCGGACCCATGACCGGTACGGCAACCGGATCGACGAGGTCGAGTTCCACCCGTCGTGGCACGAACTGATGACCGTGGCCGTCCGGCACGGTCTGCACGCCGCCCCCTGGAGCGCCGACGACAAGGCCGCACATGTCAAGCGCGCCGCTGGCTTCCTCACCTGGTCACAGGCCGAAGCCGGTCACGGGTGCCCGATCTCGATGACCTATGCCTCGATCCCCGCACTGCGCGTCGATCCCGCCCGGGCGGCCGTGTGGGAGTCCGGTCTGGCCAGCCGCGAATACGACTTCGGGCTGCGCACGCCAGCGGACAAGCGAGGGTTGATCGCAGGCATGGCCATGACCGAGAAGCAGGGCGGCTCGGACGTGCGCACGAACACCACGGTCGCCGCCGAAGTCGGTGATCACTATGTGCTCACCGGGCACAAGTGGTTCTGCTCCGCGCCGATGAGCGACGTGTTCCTCGTCCTGGCCCAGGCACCGGGCGGCCTGACCAGCTTCATCGTGCCGAGGGTGCTGCCCGATGGCACGCGCAACGTCTTCGAGATCCAGCGGTTGAAGGACAAACTCGGCAACCGGTCGAACGCCTCCAGCGAGATCGAGTTCGATGGCACGTGGGCGCAGCGTCTCGGCGACGAGGGCCGCGGGGTGCGCACGATCGTGGAGATGGTGTCGGCCACCCGGCTGGACACGGTTCTGGGCTCGACGGCGCTGATGCGCAAGGCGCTGTCCGAAGCGGTGTGGCACGCCGGCCATCGGGAGGCCTTCGGAGCGACCCTGATAGACCAACCGCTGATGCGGCAGGTCCTGGCGGACATGGCGCTTGAGGTGGAGGCAGCCACGTGGCTGGGCCTGCGCCTCGCCCACGCCGTGGACGCCTCCCAGGCCGGTTCCAGTGAGCAGGCCGCGCTGCGCCGCATCGCCTTGCCCATGTCGAAGTACTACGTGTGCAAGCGGGCGCCGGGGCTGACGTTCGAGGCGATGGAGTGCCTCGGGGGCGTCGGCTACGTCGAGGAGACCGGAATGCCGCGGCTGTACCGCGAGGCGCCGGTGAACTCGATCTGGGAGGGTTCGGGCAACGTCAACGCCCTGGACCTGTTGCGCGCGATCGCTCGCAATCCGGAGAGCCTGGACGCCTACCTGCAGGCACTGGCGCCGGCGGCCGGATGCGACGAGGCTTTCGACACGCAGTTGCGCGACGTGCTCAACGCGCTGGCCCAGAACCCGGCCGGGGCACCCGCCCGCGCGCGCTGGCTGGCCGAGCGGATGGTGCTGCTGCTGCAGTCAGCCCTGTTGGTGCAGCACGCCCCCAGTGCCGTGTCCGACGCCTTCATCGCCACCCGGCTGCGGCAGTCCGCGGGCACCTACGGTGTCGTCGATCTCGGCGCACAGGATGTGGCCGCGATCCTGGAGCGCGCTGGCGTCGCTGGCTGATCTGCGCCGATACACGCCAGTGACCGCCGCATAGGGCAGGATCGGGTCTATGCCCGCTCAGATCGACGAGGTGCAGTTCTACGAGGCGCCGCCCGAGACCGTGTTCGCCATGCTCGCCGACGAGGAGTTCATCGTCCACAAGAGCACCCAGAGCGGCTCGTTGGACGTGTCGGCCAGCGTCGAATCCGACGGTGACGAGTACCGCATCCACAACCGCCGAGTCATGCCGGCCAAGGTGCCCGGCTTCGTCAAGAGGTTCCTGGGTGACACCATCCCGCTGGATGAGACCCAGACGTGGGGACCGGCCGCCGAGGACGGCTCGCGGGAGGCGCAGTTCACCCTGGACTTCGACGGCCAGCCGATGAGCTTCGGGGGCACCATCACGCTGCGACCGCAGAACGGCGGGACCGCGGTGGAGACCAAGGGTCCGATCAAGTGCACGGTGCCGTTCCTCGGTGGGCGGATCGAGAAGTTCGCCGCGGAGTGGATCAGCAAGTACCTGAACAAGGAGCAACGCGTCGGCGCCGCCTGGCTCGCCGACCAGGAATGAGCCGGCCGTCGCCGGTCGAACTGCTCACCGTGCACGCGGTGCGCCTGCTCGGCGTGGCAGAGTCCGAGGCCGTGGCTGCACGATTCGGCCTGGATCGGGAAACCACCTCGGAACTGCTGCTCGACTTCGAGGCCGTCGGCTGGATAAAACACAGTCGTTTCGCGGGATCAGGTGGGTGGAGCCTCACCGATGCCGGTCGGCGGGCAGGCGAGCAGATGCTGCGCGACGAACTCGATGCCGCGGGTGCGCGGGGCGTCGTCGAGAGCGCCCACGC
Protein-coding regions in this window:
- a CDS encoding phosphotransferase; amino-acid sequence: MTLSDEQLLDVLVPWLRSRRWFAAKDARLTDPQVLSRVPLSSGEQVILAVTANGLPQVYQVPVLFADRRHADSLIGRVGHGFVHDGLAHAEVVQALLAAGEQTPISAAVVGEQPLVTRWLRAPDHLGTYHLLSVEQSNTSGIFGDEVFVKFFRLLTPGPNPDIEVQAALSHVGCPNIGEVLGWVAGTWRDLRTGEAVTGDLALVQRYYPGSVDGWHLVHQAEGFGPESYALGAAVARVHQDLVQAFGVRTVAASELAARMAARLALAVQTVPQMQQMAGPLHEVIDRVAGLADVRVQRVHGDLHLGQVLHTDDGWLVLDFEGEPGGPAESRRVFDHPLRDVAAMIRSYAYVAGESGRRWRQAQDQFLAGYTAAGGADPAAHSVLFTAYLVDKAAYEAVYEQRNRPDWVGIPLAGLADLAGLQR
- a CDS encoding acyl-CoA dehydrogenase family protein — encoded protein: MIRRGIRRVYGGGVSTHTVTNQPPMLVHNAFADDDALREAVAAFGGDPGDPDLLELGALAGSEQAREWGRLANEYAPVLRTHDRYGNRIDEVEFHPSWHELMTVAVRHGLHAAPWSADDKAAHVKRAAGFLTWSQAEAGHGCPISMTYASIPALRVDPARAAVWESGLASREYDFGLRTPADKRGLIAGMAMTEKQGGSDVRTNTTVAAEVGDHYVLTGHKWFCSAPMSDVFLVLAQAPGGLTSFIVPRVLPDGTRNVFEIQRLKDKLGNRSNASSEIEFDGTWAQRLGDEGRGVRTIVEMVSATRLDTVLGSTALMRKALSEAVWHAGHREAFGATLIDQPLMRQVLADMALEVEAATWLGLRLAHAVDASQAGSSEQAALRRIALPMSKYYVCKRAPGLTFEAMECLGGVGYVEETGMPRLYREAPVNSIWEGSGNVNALDLLRAIARNPESLDAYLQALAPAAGCDEAFDTQLRDVLNALAQNPAGAPARARWLAERMVLLLQSALLVQHAPSAVSDAFIATRLRQSAGTYGVVDLGAQDVAAILERAGVAG
- a CDS encoding DUF2505 domain-containing protein, with the protein product MPAQIDEVQFYEAPPETVFAMLADEEFIVHKSTQSGSLDVSASVESDGDEYRIHNRRVMPAKVPGFVKRFLGDTIPLDETQTWGPAAEDGSREAQFTLDFDGQPMSFGGTITLRPQNGGTAVETKGPIKCTVPFLGGRIEKFAAEWISKYLNKEQRVGAAWLADQE